The following coding sequences are from one Lipingzhangella halophila window:
- a CDS encoding pyridoxamine 5'-phosphate oxidase family protein, whose amino-acid sequence MGADTREWTEISSEAELQEILGEAKQRALDKERAALSDLDRTWLAESPFCLVATSDTAGNCDVSPKGDPAGKLVHVLDDTTIAIPERPGNRRADGFRNVLSNPHVGLVFLIPGRGDTLRVNGRARLVRDAPFLDDLAVKERRPLMALVVEIDTVFHHCSKAFLRSELWKPATWEPDVVESRAQIAKKLEQPDTPIEELERYYGSYQAEQLY is encoded by the coding sequence GTGGGGGCTGACACCCGTGAGTGGACCGAGATCTCCAGCGAGGCGGAACTGCAGGAGATCCTCGGCGAGGCGAAACAACGGGCCCTCGACAAGGAGCGCGCGGCTCTGAGCGACCTGGACCGCACCTGGCTCGCGGAATCCCCGTTCTGCCTGGTCGCCACATCGGACACCGCCGGAAACTGCGACGTCTCACCCAAGGGCGACCCCGCTGGCAAGCTCGTGCACGTCCTCGACGACACCACGATCGCCATCCCCGAGCGGCCGGGGAACCGCCGGGCGGACGGTTTCCGCAACGTCCTGTCCAACCCGCACGTGGGACTGGTCTTCCTGATCCCCGGGCGCGGCGACACACTGCGGGTCAACGGTCGCGCCCGCCTCGTTCGCGACGCGCCCTTCCTGGACGACCTCGCGGTCAAGGAGCGCCGGCCGCTGATGGCCCTGGTCGTCGAGATCGACACGGTCTTCCACCACTGCTCGAAGGCCTTCCTGCGCTCCGAGCTCTGGAAGCCCGCGACCTGGGAGCCGGACGTCGTCGAGTCCCGAGCGCAGATCGCCAAGAAGCTCGAACAGCCCGATACGCCCATCGAGGAACTTGAGCGGTACTACGGCTCGTACCAGGCCGAGCAGCTGTACTGA
- a CDS encoding glycoside hydrolase family 31 protein, which produces MLHETDGGLEWHGGHQVVRVEPWGSGSVRVRAGLSVLRSDVPGALGERPVADASIRIDGESARLVNGAITVEVSETGLLRFLRSESDEELLAEQRAHFWWPGSRVFTSTGNGYYRIDQHFASYGGERLFGLGQHTHGLLDQKGTVVDLVQRNAEVTIPFLVSSRGYGLLWNSPAVGRVELAENGTRWSSDSARQIDYWVTAGEDPAAILANYADATGHAPMLPEWASGFWQCKLRYRTQDELMEVAREHRRRGLPLSVIVSDFFHWTHLGDWRFDPAEWPDPAAMVEELREMGTELMVSVWPSVSPLSENYADMMRRGLLVATEQGPPVHADWADKGVDSKVQVSFYDPTNPAARSYLWDRIRENYHALGIRVWWLDACEPEIKPGHPSNLRYHAGPGTEVGNIYPAEHARGFYEGMRAEGETEIITLCRSAWAGSQRYGAALWSGDIPATFASLRTQVRAGLNVAMSGIPWWTTDIGGFHGGDQDSAEFRELLVRWFQYGVFCPLLRLHGFREPFANTLHPGMTGGPNEVWSYGEEVYALLSELLFLRERLRPYVMEQMRLAHENGLPPMRPLFVDFPGDERAWDVDDAFLFGPDILVAPVTEFGCRERDVYLPEGASWRDPWSGRTHPGGAVVRLPAPLDRVPVLLRDDADLPLAPAGS; this is translated from the coding sequence GTGCTGCACGAAACCGACGGCGGTCTCGAATGGCACGGCGGCCACCAGGTCGTCCGTGTCGAACCCTGGGGAAGCGGCAGCGTCCGGGTGCGGGCGGGCCTCTCCGTCCTGCGCTCGGATGTTCCCGGCGCGCTCGGCGAGCGCCCGGTCGCCGACGCGTCGATCCGCATCGACGGCGAGAGCGCCCGGCTGGTCAATGGCGCCATCACCGTCGAGGTCTCCGAGACCGGACTGCTGCGTTTCCTGCGCAGCGAGTCGGACGAGGAGCTGCTGGCCGAGCAGCGGGCCCATTTCTGGTGGCCGGGGTCGCGCGTGTTCACCTCGACCGGCAACGGCTACTACCGCATTGACCAGCACTTCGCGAGCTACGGCGGTGAACGGCTCTTCGGGCTCGGCCAGCACACCCACGGCCTGCTCGACCAGAAGGGGACGGTGGTCGACCTGGTCCAGCGCAACGCCGAGGTCACCATCCCGTTCCTGGTCTCGTCGCGCGGGTACGGCCTGCTGTGGAACAGCCCTGCTGTGGGCCGGGTCGAGCTCGCCGAGAACGGAACCCGCTGGAGTTCCGACAGCGCGCGCCAGATCGACTACTGGGTGACCGCCGGCGAGGACCCGGCGGCGATCCTGGCCAACTATGCCGACGCGACCGGGCACGCGCCGATGCTGCCCGAGTGGGCCTCCGGGTTCTGGCAGTGCAAGCTGCGGTACAGGACACAGGACGAGTTGATGGAGGTGGCCCGTGAACACCGGCGCCGCGGCCTGCCGCTCTCGGTGATCGTGAGCGACTTCTTCCACTGGACGCATCTGGGTGACTGGCGCTTCGACCCGGCCGAGTGGCCCGATCCCGCCGCCATGGTTGAGGAGCTGCGCGAGATGGGCACCGAGCTGATGGTGTCGGTGTGGCCATCGGTCAGCCCGCTCAGTGAGAACTACGCGGACATGATGCGCCGCGGCCTGCTCGTGGCGACCGAGCAGGGCCCGCCCGTACACGCCGACTGGGCCGACAAGGGCGTCGACTCCAAGGTCCAGGTGTCCTTCTACGACCCCACGAACCCGGCCGCGCGGTCCTACCTCTGGGACCGGATCAGGGAGAACTACCACGCCCTCGGCATTCGTGTGTGGTGGCTGGACGCCTGCGAGCCCGAGATCAAACCCGGCCACCCCTCGAACCTGCGGTACCACGCCGGCCCCGGCACGGAGGTCGGCAACATCTACCCGGCCGAACACGCCCGGGGTTTCTACGAGGGCATGCGCGCCGAGGGCGAGACCGAGATCATCACCCTGTGCCGGTCGGCGTGGGCGGGCAGCCAGCGGTACGGCGCCGCCCTGTGGTCGGGGGACATCCCGGCGACGTTCGCTTCGTTGCGGACCCAGGTGCGGGCCGGGCTGAACGTCGCGATGTCGGGTATCCCGTGGTGGACCACCGACATCGGCGGGTTCCACGGCGGCGACCAGGATTCCGCGGAGTTCCGGGAGCTGCTGGTGCGCTGGTTCCAGTACGGCGTGTTCTGCCCGCTGCTGCGCCTGCACGGGTTCCGCGAACCGTTCGCCAACACCCTGCACCCGGGCATGACCGGGGGCCCCAACGAGGTCTGGTCCTACGGCGAAGAGGTCTACGCGCTCCTCAGCGAGCTGCTGTTCCTGCGCGAGCGGCTGCGCCCCTATGTCATGGAGCAGATGCGCCTCGCGCACGAAAACGGCCTGCCTCCGATGCGGCCGCTGTTCGTCGACTTCCCTGGCGACGAGCGCGCATGGGACGTCGACGACGCCTTCCTGTTCGGCCCCGACATCCTGGTGGCTCCGGTCACCGAGTTCGGGTGCCGCGAGCGCGACGTCTACCTGCCCGAGGGCGCGAGCTGGCGCGACCCGTGGAGCGGCCGGACCCACCCGGGTGGTGCCGTGGTGCGCCTGCCCGCTCCGTTGGACCGGGTGCCGGTCCTGCTCCGCGACGACGCCGACCTGCCCCTGGCACCGGCCGGTTCCTGA